A region of Numida meleagris isolate 19003 breed g44 Domestic line chromosome 26, NumMel1.0, whole genome shotgun sequence DNA encodes the following proteins:
- the IGFBP4 gene encoding insulin-like growth factor-binding protein 4, whose product MAQLQRERRVGVRPSGSALGSAQASRDSCGAARGGVVVQGPRVRERRDGDPRAAPRRSGSGSSPGARAARCRSPAVTGAAPPVAPVAAGAIQCPPCSEERLARCKAPQGCAELVREPGCGCCATCALGRGTACGVYTARCGAGLRCYPPRGVPRPLHTLMHGQGVCTDLADVEAIQESLQPPEKEEVEHPNNSFSPCSIHDRKCLQKQQAKRVSNGNKMRNSGSPHHREETRPITQGSCQSELHRALERLAASQTRTHEDLYVIPIPNCDRNGNFHPKQCHPALDGQRGKCWCVDRKTGVKLPGFLELKGDLDCHQPADSM is encoded by the exons atggcacagctgcagcgTGAGCGCAGGGTGGGAG TCCGTCCCAGTGGCTCAGCGCTGGGCAGCGCACAGGCTTCGCGTGACAGCTgcggggcagcgcggggggGGGTGGTCGTGCAGGGGCCGCGGGTACGAGAGCGGCGGGATGGGGACCCCCGGGCGGCACCGAGGAGGTCGGGGTCGGGGAGCTCTCCCGGTGCCCGCGCCGCCCGCTGCCGGAGCCCCGCGGTGACGGGGGCGGCTCCGCCGGTGGCCCCGGTGGCGGCGGGAG CGATCCAGTGCCCGCCGTGCTCGGAGGAGCGGCTGGCCCGCTGCAAGGCCCCGCAGGGCTGTGCCGAGTTGGTGCGGGAGCCGGGCTGCGGCTGCTGCGCGACCTGCGCGCTCGGCCGGGGCACCGCCTGCGGGGTGTACACGgcgcggtgcggggccgggctgcgCTGCTACCCGCCCCGCGGCGTCCCCCGGCCGCTGCACACCCTCATGCACGGGCAGGGCGTCTGCACCGACCTGGCCGACGTCGAGGCCATCCAGGAGAGCCTGCAGCCGCCAG AGAAGGAGGAGGTCGAGCACCCCAACAACAGCTTCAGCCCCTGCAGCATCCACGACCGCAAGtgtctgcagaagcagcaggcgAAGCGCGTCAGCAACGGCAACAAGATGCGCAACAGCGGGAGCCCGCACCACCGCGAGGAGACACGGCCCATC acacaggGCTCGTGCCAGAGTGAGCTGCACCGCGCGCTGGAGCGGCTCGCGGCCTCGCAGACACGGACGCACGAGGACCTCTATgtcatccccatccccaactGCGACCGCAACGGCAACTTCCACCCCAAGCAG TGTCACCCGGCGCTGGACGGGCAGCGGGGAAAGTGCTGGTGCGTGGACCGCAAGACGGGGGTGAAGCTGCCGGGCTTCCTGGAGCTGAAGGGGGACTTGGACTGCCACCAGCCAGCAGACAGCATGTGA